One genomic segment of Amycolatopsis sp. WQ 127309 includes these proteins:
- a CDS encoding SDR family oxidoreductase, with protein sequence MTDLPLALVTGASRGIGAAVAHQLAPTHRLLLGGRDADALDALAKELPGATPWPVDLTDQASLEQAAADITSLDVLIHSAGVARLGRVEATPADAWRENFEVNTVAVVELTRLLLPALRAAHGHVVVINSGAGLNARPGWSPYAASKFAVRAFADALREEEPDLRVTSVYPGRTDTEMQQKIFKGEGREYDTSHLLKADSVATAVVTAVSAAPDAHVTEVILRSR encoded by the coding sequence CTCGCCCCGACGCACCGCCTCCTCCTCGGCGGCCGCGACGCGGACGCGCTGGACGCACTGGCAAAGGAACTGCCGGGCGCAACCCCGTGGCCGGTGGACCTGACCGACCAGGCCTCCCTCGAACAGGCGGCCGCGGACATCACGTCCCTGGACGTCCTGATCCACTCGGCCGGAGTGGCCCGCCTGGGCCGGGTCGAGGCTACCCCCGCCGACGCGTGGCGGGAGAACTTCGAGGTCAACACCGTGGCGGTGGTCGAGCTGACCCGCCTCCTGCTCCCGGCTCTGCGGGCAGCCCACGGTCACGTCGTGGTGATCAACTCGGGAGCGGGCCTGAACGCCCGCCCGGGCTGGTCCCCGTACGCGGCGAGCAAGTTCGCCGTCCGCGCCTTCGCCGACGCCCTGCGCGAGGAGGAACCGGACCTGCGCGTGACGTCGGTCTACCCGGGCCGCACGGACACGGAGATGCAGCAGAAGATCTTCAAGGGCGAAGGCCGCGAGTACGACACGTCGCACCTGCTGAAGGCGGACTCGGTGGCCACAGCAGTGGTCACGGCGGTGTCAGCAGCCCCGGACGCCCACGTGACCGAGGTCATCCTCCGCTCCCGCTGA